In Euphorbia lathyris chromosome 10, ddEupLath1.1, whole genome shotgun sequence, a single genomic region encodes these proteins:
- the LOC136209816 gene encoding uncharacterized protein, producing MFPFTIEGKEIKLNQSSLKKIVGIPNLGTQVYDMNNWVDDNVGVSRIEALRLILDRPDLTEASKVNSSHLKLEMRLLHQMVVHIILPRKRSFNHVSDLDLIVMWHIVKEKPFNLPFVLLSHIIACSENKNAYFPYGMILTLIFDHYKISLEEEESKQLKGCSIYNEATLHRMGYVKTERGWCLKKDKAVAHPSSETELAVDMNVSEAQNVSVASSDSNSHQATEDGNKTSMVVPNGASSTAECPHFMLAAEYLRSAWGDRQASLVAGIFLVLEGMKEDMRSLTMGTRHLRSLVTQLGSQWQQKKAGDVFLLLEVIIGDMRTSRSKMDTFGRKIEYLQSQLTEFLNLREDWGKDDKENIEWMISEAVNLRTENQDIIHIYETIRSEIQDIWDSLSSRM from the exons ATGTTTCCCTTCACAATCGAG GGGAAGGAAATCAAATTGAATCAGAGTTCATTGAAGAAAATTGTTGGAATTCCTAATTTAGGGACTCAAGTATATGACATGAACAATTGGGTTGATGATAATGTTGGTGTCAGTAGAATAGAAGCTCTGAGATTGATTCTTGACAGGCCTGATTTAACTGAAGCATCAAAGGTGAATTCTAGTCATTTAAAACTAGAAATGAGATTGCTGCACCAAATGGTAGTACACATAATTCTGCCTAGAAAAAGGAGTTTCAACCATGTTTCTGATTTGGATTTAATTGTCATGTGGCATATTGTTAAAGAGAAGCCGTTTAATCTTCCATTTGTGCTGTTATCTCATATCATTGCATGCTCTGAAAATAAAAATGCATACTTCCCTTACGGCATGATTCTTACCTTGATTTTCGATCATTATAAAATATCTCTTGAGGAAGAGGAGAGTAAACAATTGAAGGGTTGTAGTATTTACAACGAGGCTACATTGCATAGGATGGGGTATGTGAAAACTGAGAGAGGATGGTGTCTTAAGAAGGATAAAGCTGTTGCTCATCCTAGCTCAGAAACAGAATTGGCAGTGGATATGAATGTTAGTGAAGCACAAAATGTTTCTGTTGCATCTTCTGATTCAAATTCTCATCAAGCAACTGAAGATGGTAATAAAACTTCAATGGTTGTGCCAAATGGTGCATCCTCCACTGCTGAATGTCCGCATTTTATGTTGGCAGCAGAGTATCTAAGGTCTGCGTGGGGAGATAGGCAGGCGAGTTTGGTTGCAGGTATTTTCCTTGTCTTAGAGGGCATGAAGGAAGACATGAGAAGTTTGACTATGGGCACTCGGCATTTGAGAAGCCTAGTTACTCAACTTGGAAGCCAATGGCAACAAAAAAAAGCTGGAGATGTTTTCCTCCTCCTTGAAGTTATTATCGGAGATATGAGAACTTCGCGTTCGAAGATGGATACATTTGGAAGAAAGATCGAGTATTTGCAATCCCAACTAACTGAATTTCTTAACCTAAGGGAAGATTGGGGTAAAGATGATAAAGAAAACATAGAGTGGATGATTTCTGAGGCAGTTAATTTAAGAACAGAAAATCAAGATATCATTCATATCTATGAGACTATTCGTAGTGAAATTCAAGATATATGGGATAGTTTATCTTCTAGGATGTGA
- the LOC136209343 gene encoding RING-H2 finger protein ATL65, whose translation MAIRTIAPSPSPSPAQLHHHYLHWTPSPSPLAVSASQTVKNLNQPPPPPLANSKSPVDFSPTLIAMVVVVAAAFLVITYSRLISRYLIRLLHRWRRWRRRHRRRYLPSSNGDLESPPPLFDSPDGFHLYSPYGLDENVIKTLPLFLYTAKSSSNKLINNGKECAVCLLEFEDDDYVRTLPVCSHAFHVDCIDIWLRSHANCPLCRARIFRSESPFIPLMAARIRPSLDDSILRSITLEPLIQAPPPTVAATTATNSVTEITPCTEEASPRRNSNNFNNFNNYSQSEDRFILKRSYSFSFERSCTSERMLVMEAATASPWRYRRGNFWNKRPSPFGSISKARVFSFRYYRGMKSPFTRRKGSFFPLSERYLGTGGGGSSRRSKSTVSPMYQRSWAAAGGGLGFSSSRLRCGDPEALLSPERYSRR comes from the coding sequence ATGGCGATCAGAACCATAGCCCCTTCACCTTCTCCCTCACCGGCGCAGCTCCACCACCACTACTTACACTGGACTCCATCTCCTTCGCCCCTCGCCGTCTCAGCTTCACAAACCGTTAAAAATCTTAACCAACCACCGCCGCCGCCGTTGGCTAATTCCAAGTCTCCCGTTGACTTCAGTCCAACCTTGATAGCCATGGTAGTAGTGGTAGCCGCCGCGTTTTTAGTGATCACTTACTCACGTTTGATTTCTAGATATCTCATCCGGCTTCTCCACCGCTGGCGAAGGTGGCGTCGACGTCATCGCCGCCGCTACCTCCCTTCATCGAACGGTGACCTGGAGTCACCGCCACCTTTGTTCGATTCGCCCGATGGATTTCATTTGTATTCACCGTACGGACTTGACGAGAACGTTATCAAAACTCTGCCTCTCTTCCTCTACACCGCCAAAAGTAGCTCCAACAAactaattaataatggtaaagAGTGTGCCGTCTGCTTGCTGGAGTTTGAAGATGATGATTACGTCCGTACACTCCCTGTTTGCTCTCACGCGTTTCATGTTGATTGTATCGATATTTGGTTAAGATCTCACGCTAATTGTCCTCTATGCCGCGCCAGAATTTTCCGTTCGGAGTCTCCGTTTATTCCGTTAATGGCCGCTAGAATCCGGCCGAGCCTCGATGATTCAATTCTGCGTAGTATTACTCTAGAGCCTCTGATTCAAGCTCCTCCTCCGACGGTAGCAGCGACTACGGCGACTAATTCGGTTACAGAGATCACTCCGTGCACTGAAGAAGCTTCACCGAGAAGAAACAGCAACAATTTCAACAATTTTAACAATTATAGTCAATCAGAGGATAGATTCATATTGAAACGGTCTTACTCGTTCAGTTTCGAACGGAGCTGTACGTCGGAGAGAATGTTAGTGATGGAGGCAGCAACAGCGTCTCCATGGCGGTACCGGAGAGGAAACTTCTGGAATAAGAGACCATCGCCGTTTGGATCAATATCAAAGGCAAGAGTATTCTCATTCAGATATTACAGAGGGATGAAATCACCGTTTACAAGACGGAAGGGAAGTTTCTTTCCGTTATCAGAGAGATATCTGGGAACAGGAGGAGGAGGATCATCAAGGAGGAGTAAGTCAACGGTGAGTCCAATGTATCAAAGATCATGGGCGGCGGCGGGAGGAGGATTGGGATTCTCATCAAGTCGATTAAGATGTGGAGATCCCGAGGCGCTGCTGTCACCGGAGAGGTATAGCAGAAGGTAG